The Prionailurus bengalensis isolate Pbe53 chromosome A3, Fcat_Pben_1.1_paternal_pri, whole genome shotgun sequence genome includes a window with the following:
- the LOC122496644 gene encoding cystatin-C-like encodes MAGSLRTPLLLLAAVALTLALAMSPGTGRRNNKSALVGAPLDADVNEEGVQQALNFALSEYNKASNDAYHSRAMRVVRARKQVVAGMNYFLDVEIGRTRCTKSQPNLDTCPFHDQPHLMRKTLCSFQIYTVPWMGKTSLVKSSCQDA; translated from the exons ATGGCCGGGTCCTTGCGCACCCCGCTGCTCCTGCTAGCCGCTGTGGCCCTGACTCTGGCCCTGGCTATGAGTCCCGGGACCGGCAGGAGAAACAACAAGTCTGCGCTGGTGGGCGCCCCGTTGGATGCCGACGTCAACGAGGAGGGCGTGCAGCAGGCGCTGAACTTCGCCCTCAGCGAGTACAACAAGGCGAGCAACGACGCGTACCACAGCCGTGCGATGCGGGTGGTGCGTGCCCGAAAGCAG GTCGTGGCTGGGATGAACTACTTCTTGGACGTGGAGATTGGACGAACCAGATGTACCAAGTCCCAGCCCAACTTGGACACCTGTCCCTTTCATGACCAGCCACACCTGATGAGG AAAACGCTCTGCTCTTTCCAGATATACACTGTACCCTGGATGGGCAAGACATCCCTGGTGAAGTCCAGCTGCCAGGATGCATAG